One Anser cygnoides isolate HZ-2024a breed goose chromosome 4, Taihu_goose_T2T_genome, whole genome shotgun sequence genomic region harbors:
- the LOC136786339 gene encoding LOW QUALITY PROTEIN: alpha-protein kinase 1-like (The sequence of the model RefSeq protein was modified relative to this genomic sequence to represent the inferred CDS: inserted 1 base in 1 codon; deleted 9 bases in 9 codons) has protein sequence MNNHGAVAALLQDCKRALDTLLSAKADAHEEEEQQYQQCQALLPDDLRTLLEEAKEMKWPFVPEKWQYKRDVGPEDKTNLQDMISARLPDLLVYLKASIMAKDCVTAAAVVFLIDRFLYWIDASSKLLKIAKGLHKLQPATPIGPQVVIRQARLAVNAGKLLKAEYILSSLINDNGATGTWQYANESDRILVQSVCLQIRGQILQKLGMWYEAAELIWASVVGYFKLPLPDKKGIATSLGIIADIFSSMSEKDYIRFKTNAEIDQSLLREFSHRLLSAAEACKLAAAYSQYTPLFVLTAVNIRGVCLLSYSHSKDCPPERRKFYLSEAKESFEIGLLTKNENSPVTSKQELHSFIKAAFSLTTVHRWLYGDSEKLHEVGQLCREAMGKLHAYSTSLAEEEEKGALAKEIMSLITSVKKHLQVEGFPNSDARSYIPDSYKSAVQKPILQGEADFEKILAKHSQHHLSVCEVFKNTCRIHKTTPGEMHTGACVTTLKTETKNIDTVCTTEEAAYQRKGAGKMANTXKAESSSERLSGQTRNKHIASDVINISFEEETESFEIVINDGNSAFGRWQNRSKTTTSENSWCKLSLSSYSSSWEELSCNSGQEPPREGQQQQKGSAEEQCCTTESAEYDQVAHLHSLPPRAHQPSPRELPRGSVGSPHAPPARKPGQGSCGTTDSRLVPRQAPKSRLAWVQPAGGTGGRSQGPSSDHSPAANGVVDAESTGTEPEMAGEAPVGNWLKSPAMAGNRSHKTVDVDPQAETVDDTGFDFISIGDLVNNYPTATGPERQPAPGAPTALPSGGKMSKVNYFDCATTEEEEEKPQDRVSSQRPSSSSLSPWHNSTQKPKCSPEGPFLNPRGNGLAFTPGRTKEEILDARILRDDDYVQLLAGVEHNWLVQRLTPTGIFKPKQLHKAYSALLLKYSKTSGLWTGQETAVFIGDYLNVAKEGKQRNAFWIHFLHQEESLGRYVGKEYKEEKGLLHHFSDVERQMTAQYYVTEFNKRLYEQKVPTQIFYIPSAVLLILENRKIKGCVSVEPYILGEFVKLSNNTKVVKNEYKATEYGLAYGHFSYEYSNGTDVVVDLQGWVTGNGKGLIYLTDPQIHSVNSKDVSRSNFGKRGIYYFFNNQHVECNEICRCLSLTRPSVEPPV, from the exons GTTTATTTGAAGGCCTCCATCATGGCCAAGGACTGTGTGACGGCGGCTGCTGTTGTGTTCCTGATCGACCGGTTCCTGTACTGGATTGATGCCTCAAGCAAGCTCCTGAAGATCGCCAAGGGCCTGCACAAGCTGCAGCCCGCCACGCCGATCGGTCCTCAGGTGGTCATCCGCCAGGCTCGCCTTGCCGTCAATGCAG gTAAACTCTTAAAAGCTGAATATATCCTAAGCAGCCTTATTAATGACAATGGAGCAACag GTACTTGGCAATATGCTAATGAAAGTGATAGGATCCTTGTTCAGTCGGTCTGCTTACAAATCAGAGGACAGATTCTGCAAAAGCTTg GGATGTGGTATGAGGCAGCAGAGTTGATTTGGGCTTCAGTTGTAGGATATTTCAAACTTCCTCTACCAGATAAAA agggaATTGCTACCTCCTTGGGTATTATAGCTGATATCTTTTCTTCCATGAGTGAGAAGGATTATATACGTTTTAAAACCAATGCTGAGATTG atcagAGCCTTCTCCGGGAGTTCAGCCATCGCTTACTATCAGCTGCTGAAGCCTGCAAACTGGCGGCAGCCTACAGCCAGTATACCCCACTGTTTGTGCTCACAGCAGTG AACATCCGTGGGGTATGTTTGCTGTCCTATAGTCACTCCAAGGACTGTCCGCCCGAAAGGAGA AAGTTCTACTTGTCCGAAGCCAAAGAATCCTTCGAGATCGGCCTCCTCaccaagaac gaaaacagtcCTGTCACCAGCAAGCAGGAGCTCCATAGCTTTATTAAAGCTGCTTTCTCG CTCACAACTGTGCATCGATGGCTCTATGGGGACAGTGAGAAGCTCCATGAGGTGGGTCAGCTCTGTAGGGAAGCCATGGGAAAACTGCATGCGTACAGCACTTCGCttgcagaagaggaagagaaaggagcgCTTGCCAAGGAGATCATGTCTCTGATCACGTCCGTTAAGAAGCACTTGCAAGTGGAAGGCTTTCCGAATTCTGATGCCAGGTCTTACATTCCAGACAGTTACAAAAGCGCAGTGCAAAAACCTATCCTGCAAGGCGAGGCCGACTTTGAGAAGATCCTTGCCAAGCATTCTCAGCATCATCTGTCAGTGTgtgaagtgtttaaaaatacttgcagGATTCATAAAACCACACCAGGAGAAATGCACACGGGAGCTTGTGTCACAAccttaaaaacagaaaccaaaaacaTAGACACTGTGTGCACCACTGAAGAAGCAGCGTACCAGAGGAAAGGTGCTGGCAAAATGGCCAata caaaagcagaaagtagCTCAGAGAGACTCAGTGgccaaacaagaaacaaacacatCGCTTCTGATGTGATCAATATTTCCTTTGAAGAAGAGACTGAA TCATTTGAAATAGTAATAAACGATGGAAACAGTGCTTTTGGCAGATGGCAAAACAGGAGT AAAACCACCACTTCAGAGAACTCATGGTGCAAGCTGTCGCTGTCAAGTTACTCCTCCAGCTGGGAGGAACTGAGCTGTAAT AGCGGCCAGGAGCCTCCCagggaagggcagcagcagcagaagggctCAGCAGAGGAGCAGTGTTGCACAACAGAATCTGCCGAATACGACCAAGTAGCTCACCTGCACTCACTGCCTCCAAGAGCCCATCAGCCTTCTCCTCGAGAGCTCCCGCGTGGCTCCGTGGGGTCTCCTCACGCTCCCCCGGCCAGAAAGCCCGGGCAGGGCAGCTGCGGTACCACGGACAGCAGGCTTGTACCAAGGCAGGCACCCAAATCCCGCTTGGCCTGGGTGCAGCCGGCAGGAGGAACCGGGGGCAGAAGTCAGGGTCCCTCGTCTGACCACAGCCCCGCCGCAAATGGGGTGGTTGATGCAGAGTCTACGGGCACTGAGCCAGAAATGGCCGGCGAGGCCCCTGTGGGTAACTGGTTG AAATCTCCAGCCATGGCTGGGAACAGGTCTCACAAAACGGTTGATGTTGACCCCCAGGCAGAAACGGTAGATGACACTGGATTTGATTTCATCAGTATTGGAGACTTGGTAAACAATTATCCCACAGCGACTGGTCCAGAGCGTCAGCCAGCTCCGGGTGCACCAACAGCTTTACCCTCAGGGGGAAAGATGTCCAAAGTCAACTACTTTGACTGTGCTActactgaagaagaagaagaaaagcctcAGGACAGGGTGAGCAGCCAGAGGCCATCCAGTTCATCTCTAAGTCCATGGCACAACTCAACTCAGAAGCCCAAGTGTTCCCCTGAAGGTCCATTTCTGAATCCAAGGGGAAATGGTCTTGCCTTTACACCTGGgagaacaaaggaagaaatccttGATGCTCGAATTCTGAGGGATGATGACTATGTGCAGCTTCTGGCAGGAGTAGAGCATAAT TGGCTTGTCCAGAGACTGACGCCTACTGGAATTTTTAAGCCTAAACAGCTTCATAAAGCATACT CAGCTCTTCTTTTGAAATACTCAAAGACATCAGGCCTCTGGACAGGCCAGGAAACAGCTGTATTCATTGGGGACTACCTAAACGTGGCAAAGGAAGGCAaacagagaaatgcattttggaTACACTTCCTGCACCAAGAAGAAAGCCTGGGAAG gTACGTTGGGAAagaatataaagaagaaaaggggctTCTTCATCATTTCAGTGATGTGGAACGACAAATGACTGCTCAGTACTACGTGACGGAATTCAACAAAAGGCTGTATGAGCAAAAGGTCCCTACCCAAATCTTTTATATCCCATCTGCAGTACTTCTG atactggaaaacagaaaaataaaaggatgtgTGAGCGTGGAGCCCTACATCCTGGGGGAGTTTGTGAAGCTGTCCAATAACACAAAGGTGGTAAAGAACGAGTACAAAGCCACGGAGTATGGTCTGGCCTACGGCCATTTCTCCTATGAGTACTCCAATGGAACAGATGTTGTTGTTGACCTGCAAG GCTGGGTGACAGGGAATGGGAAAGGCCTCATCTACCTCACAGACCCACAGATTCATTCTGTTAATAGCAAAGATGTTTCACGCTCTAACTTTGGGAAGAGAGGAATTTATTACTTCTTCAATAACCAACACGTGGAGTGCAATGAAATCTGTCGTTGCCTTTCTTTAACAAGACCCTCAGTAGAGCCCCCAGTGTAG
- the LOC136790766 gene encoding neurogenin-2-like, with protein sequence MLVKAESPAPPAEDELLLLGLASPAPSLPSSAGDEEEEEEEEEEEEEEEAAASPARPGSARPSGPRRREAKRRAGRCRTAEAAQRLKRSRRLKANNRERNRMHHLNAALDALRDVLPTFPEDAKLTKIETLRFAHNYIWALTETLRLAGAAAAARGGPDGGLEASPSPASSCSPAPSASPYACTLSPASPDGSASDAEHWAPPRGRFVPPPPPPLPPRRCL encoded by the coding sequence ATGCTGGTGAAGGCGGAgagccccgcgccgccggcggaggacgagctgctgctgctgggcctcGCCTCGCCCGCCCCCTCGCTGCCGTCCAGCGCCGgcgacgaggaggaggaggaggaggaggaggaggaagaggaggaggaggaggcggcggcctccccggctcggcccggctcggcccggccgtCGGGGCCGCGGCGCAGGGAGGCGAAGCGGCGGGCGGGGCGGTGCCGCACGGCGGAGGCGGCGCAGCGCCTGAAGCGGAGCCGGCGGCTGAAGGCCAACAACCGGGAGCGCAACCGCATGCACCACCTGAACGCGGCGCTGGACGCCCTGCGCGACGTGCTGCCCACCTTCCCGGAGGACGCCAAGCTCACCAAGATCGAGACGCTGCGCTTCGCCCACAACTACATCTGGGCGCTCACCGAGACGCTGCGCctggccggggcggcggcggcggccaggGGCGGCCCCGACGGCGGGCTGGAGGCCAGCCCCTCGCcggcctcctcctgcagcccggCGCCCTCCGCCTCCCCCTACGCCTGCACTTTATCGCCAGCCAGCCCCGACGGCTCCGCGTCGGACGCCGAGCACTGggcgcccccccggggccgcttcgtgccccccccgccgccgccgctgcctccccgccGCTGCCTCTAG